A genomic window from Micromonospora ferruginea includes:
- the mqnC gene encoding cyclic dehypoxanthinyl futalosine synthase, with translation MTVSREIDDILQRGADGGRITPEEALLLYTEAPFHALGEAADAVRRRRYPDNIVTYLIDRNINYTNVCVTACKFCAFYRAPKHAEGWTHPTEEILRRCGEAVELGATQVMLQGGHHPDYGVDYYEELFSSVKQAYPQLAIHSIGPSEILHMAKVSGVSLDEAIARIKAAGLDSIAGAGAEMLPDRPRKAIAPLKESGARWLEVMELAHRQGLESTATMMMGTGETNAERIEHLRMIRDVQDRTGGFRAFIPWTYQPENNHLKGRTQATALEYLRLIAVARLFFETVPHLQASWLTTGKDVGQLALHMGVDDLGSIMLEENVISSAGARHRSNLHELIGMIRSADRIPAQRDTLYHRLAVHHTPADDPSDDRVVSHFSSIALPGGGAGRSLPLVEVN, from the coding sequence GTGACGGTGAGCCGGGAGATCGACGACATCCTGCAGCGTGGCGCGGACGGCGGGCGGATCACGCCCGAGGAGGCCCTGCTGCTCTACACCGAGGCGCCCTTCCACGCGTTGGGCGAGGCGGCCGACGCGGTCCGGCGGCGCCGCTACCCGGACAACATCGTTACGTACCTGATCGACCGCAACATCAACTACACGAACGTCTGCGTGACGGCGTGCAAGTTCTGCGCGTTCTACCGGGCCCCCAAGCACGCCGAGGGCTGGACCCACCCGACCGAGGAGATCCTGCGCCGTTGCGGCGAGGCGGTCGAGCTGGGCGCCACCCAGGTGATGCTCCAGGGCGGGCACCACCCGGACTACGGCGTCGACTACTACGAGGAGCTGTTCTCCTCGGTCAAGCAGGCCTACCCGCAGCTCGCCATCCACTCGATCGGCCCGAGCGAGATCCTGCACATGGCGAAGGTCTCCGGCGTGAGCCTCGACGAGGCCATCGCCCGGATCAAGGCCGCCGGCCTGGACTCGATCGCCGGCGCCGGGGCCGAGATGCTGCCGGACCGGCCGCGCAAGGCCATCGCACCGCTGAAGGAGTCCGGCGCGCGCTGGCTCGAGGTGATGGAGTTGGCGCACCGGCAGGGCCTGGAGTCGACCGCGACCATGATGATGGGCACCGGCGAGACCAACGCGGAGCGGATCGAGCACCTGCGGATGATCCGGGACGTGCAGGACCGCACCGGCGGCTTCCGGGCCTTCATCCCGTGGACCTACCAGCCGGAGAACAACCACCTGAAGGGCCGCACCCAGGCCACCGCGCTGGAATACCTGCGCCTGATCGCGGTGGCCCGGCTCTTCTTCGAGACGGTGCCGCACCTGCAGGCGTCCTGGCTGACCACGGGCAAGGACGTCGGGCAGCTCGCCCTGCACATGGGCGTGGACGACCTCGGCTCGATCATGCTGGAGGAGAACGTCATCTCCTCGGCCGGCGCCCGGCACCGGTCCAACCTGCACGAGCTGATCGGCATGATCCGCTCGGCGGACCGGATCCCGGCCCAGCGGGACACGCTCTACCACCGGCTCGCGGTGCACCACACGCCCGCCGACGACCCGAGCGACGACCGGGTGGTCTCGCACTTCTCGTCGATCGCCCTGCCGGGCGGCGGCGCCGGCCGGTCGCTGCCGTTGGTCGAGGTGAACTGA
- a CDS encoding type II toxin-antitoxin system Phd/YefM family antitoxin, with the protein MERIAVRELNQHTSRVLARVRAGETVEVTDRGEPIARLVPVLAGDALLGRLVAEGRATAPTAAGPVPMPPVLGDPTVDVAAALVEARDEERW; encoded by the coding sequence ATGGAGCGGATCGCTGTTCGGGAGCTGAACCAACACACCAGCCGGGTGTTGGCCCGGGTGCGCGCGGGCGAGACGGTCGAGGTGACCGACCGGGGGGAGCCGATCGCCCGTCTCGTCCCGGTGCTGGCCGGCGACGCCCTGCTCGGACGACTGGTGGCCGAAGGCCGGGCGACGGCACCGACCGCGGCCGGGCCGGTGCCGATGCCGCCGGTGCTCGGCGATCCCACGGTGGACGTCGCGGCGGCCCTGGTCGAGGCGCGTGACGAGGAGCGCTGGTGA
- the paaE gene encoding 1,2-phenylacetyl-CoA epoxidase subunit PaaE yields the protein MTVTITRPVRRRPVFHPLPVAAVDRLTDDSVSITFAVPEELRETFAFRAGQHLTVRRPAVADDPEADEARRSYSISSTPDELARHGRLRIGVREVPGGAFSAYACGALRGGDTVEVLPPLGHFTSAFAPDRVRRYGAVVAGSGITPVLGLAATALAVEPASTFTLVYGNRTANTVMFAEELADLKDRYPTRLHLVHVLSREMGESPLLSGRIDADRLTRLLDTVVPGDEIEEWFLCGPYGMVEDAKAVLAARGLPDKAVHTELFHVDSAAEPARRPVERTGDGSGTEVTLVLDGRSSSFTMGRDERVLDAALRVRSELPYACKGGVCSTCRARVVEGEVTMARNYALEPDEVAAGYVLTCQSSPITDRLTVDYDA from the coding sequence GTGACTGTCACCATCACCCGTCCGGTGCGCCGCCGGCCGGTCTTCCACCCGCTGCCCGTCGCCGCCGTCGACCGGCTCACCGACGACTCGGTGTCGATCACCTTCGCGGTGCCCGAGGAGTTGCGGGAGACGTTCGCGTTCCGGGCCGGGCAGCACCTCACGGTCCGCCGTCCGGCGGTCGCGGACGACCCGGAGGCCGACGAGGCGCGGCGCTCGTACTCGATCAGCTCCACGCCTGACGAGCTGGCCCGGCACGGCCGGTTGCGGATCGGGGTGCGCGAGGTTCCGGGCGGCGCGTTCTCCGCGTACGCCTGCGGCGCGCTGCGTGGCGGCGACACCGTCGAGGTGCTGCCGCCGCTGGGGCACTTCACGTCCGCGTTCGCCCCGGACCGGGTCCGCCGGTACGGCGCGGTGGTCGCCGGCTCCGGCATCACGCCGGTGCTCGGCCTGGCCGCGACCGCGCTGGCCGTCGAGCCGGCCAGCACGTTCACCCTGGTGTACGGCAACCGCACGGCGAACACGGTGATGTTCGCCGAGGAGTTGGCCGACCTGAAGGACCGCTATCCGACCCGGCTGCACCTGGTGCACGTGCTCTCCCGCGAGATGGGCGAGTCACCGCTGCTCTCCGGGCGGATCGACGCGGACCGGCTGACCCGGCTGCTCGACACCGTGGTGCCGGGCGACGAGATCGAGGAGTGGTTCCTCTGCGGCCCGTACGGCATGGTGGAGGACGCCAAGGCGGTGCTGGCCGCGCGCGGTCTGCCCGACAAGGCGGTGCACACCGAACTGTTCCACGTGGACTCCGCGGCGGAGCCGGCGCGCCGCCCGGTCGAGCGGACCGGTGACGGGTCCGGCACCGAGGTGACGCTCGTGCTGGACGGGCGTTCGTCGAGTTTCACCATGGGCCGGGACGAGCGGGTGCTGGACGCGGCGCTGCGGGTGCGGAGCGAGCTGCCGTACGCCTGCAAGGGCGGGGTCTGCTCGACCTGCCGGGCCCGGGTGGTGGAGGGCGAGGTGACGATGGCCCGCAACTACGCGCTGGAGCCGGACGAGGTGGCCGCCGGATACGTGCTGACCTGCCAGTCCAGCCCGATCACCGACAGGCTGACGGTCGACTACGACGCGTGA
- a CDS encoding PIN domain-containing protein yields the protein MIYLDSAAVIKMLRREEETPELLGWLNDRAGTALVSSVLVEVEVPRALRRAAPQALVGVPSVLGRLYRVEIDAAVRATAGAYPEPMLRSLDAIHLATAEILARQAATEFVAFLTYDRRLLEAAKAVGLPVASPGMA from the coding sequence GTGATCTACCTCGACTCGGCGGCGGTCATCAAGATGCTCCGGCGGGAGGAGGAGACCCCAGAACTGCTTGGCTGGTTGAACGACCGTGCCGGCACGGCCCTGGTCTCGTCGGTCCTGGTCGAGGTGGAGGTGCCGCGAGCGCTGCGCCGCGCTGCGCCGCAGGCGCTGGTCGGTGTCCCGTCGGTGTTGGGCCGCCTCTACCGGGTGGAGATCGACGCCGCGGTCCGGGCAACTGCGGGCGCCTATCCGGAGCCGATGCTGCGCAGTCTCGACGCGATCCACCTCGCCACCGCGGAGATCCTGGCCCGCCAGGCGGCCACCGAGTTCGTGGCCTTCCTGACCTACGACCGGCGGCTGCTGGAGGCGGCCAAGGCGGTGGGGTTGCCGGTGGCGAGCCCCGGGATGGCCTGA
- the paaD gene encoding 1,2-phenylacetyl-CoA epoxidase subunit PaaD produces the protein MTDPRTAVAAVVDPELRVITIDELGILREVEREPDTGRVVVTITPTYTGCPAMDVIRADIRRALAAAGHPDAEVRTVYHPAWSTDWISDTGRAKLAAAGIAPPVPRGDDTVVPLTLAVRCPRCGSPETTQVSRFGSTACKALWRCRSCSEPFDHLKAL, from the coding sequence GTGACCGACCCGAGGACGGCCGTAGCGGCGGTGGTGGACCCGGAGCTCCGGGTGATCACCATCGACGAGCTGGGCATCCTGCGCGAGGTCGAGCGGGAGCCGGACACCGGCCGGGTGGTCGTGACCATCACCCCCACCTACACCGGCTGCCCGGCGATGGACGTGATCCGCGCGGACATCCGCCGCGCGCTCGCCGCCGCCGGGCACCCGGACGCCGAGGTCCGCACGGTCTACCACCCGGCCTGGAGCACCGACTGGATCTCCGACACGGGCCGGGCCAAGCTGGCCGCCGCCGGCATCGCGCCGCCCGTCCCGCGCGGCGACGACACGGTGGTCCCGCTGACCCTGGCGGTCCGCTGCCCGCGCTGCGGGTCGCCGGAGACCACGCAGGTCAGCCGGTTCGGCTCCACCGCCTGCAAGGCGCTGTGGCGCTGCCGTTCCTGCTCCGAACCCTTCGACCACCTGAAGGCGCTGTGA
- a CDS encoding cell wall anchor protein, with amino-acid sequence MTFRYRSTLARAGVVALLSTAGLGAVGGPAYAAGDADLQLIPLSYQLAKGVDEAKAKPFKFQVNNATGTVDAKDVRVTVETKGLKSGKVGVLVPDGCKVSGTAFSCLLGDLAAGTTEDFGIPLFSTGGRGAAGTLTVSISAANGDGILDTVDHDVTVTAPGYDLTTWVQDVHADVQVDGDETGEVNLRPVRPGETAPLDWAVFNDGSKKATGVAYGITLPAGVTFAELPEGCEAQELGGTAQAYCVDRGVVLKPGQYYAAPVRVKVGADVTEKLLRPGFVWAEGLERAAGEPEEAPRVASSAQRRTFSEVDDGDNTAQFDVFVDPSAEPTPNPTPTPTATPTAEPTPSGSATAVPTPTAGGGSGGGSGDGGLPVTGMQVGLIGGIGAVVLAAGAALLMLSRRRKVVLVAPSDERTED; translated from the coding sequence ATGACCTTCCGTTACCGATCCACACTGGCGCGTGCCGGCGTGGTGGCCCTGCTCTCCACCGCCGGCCTCGGCGCGGTCGGCGGCCCGGCGTACGCCGCCGGCGACGCCGACCTCCAGCTCATCCCGCTCAGCTACCAGCTCGCCAAGGGCGTCGACGAGGCCAAGGCCAAGCCGTTCAAGTTCCAGGTGAACAACGCCACCGGCACGGTCGACGCCAAGGACGTCCGCGTCACCGTGGAGACGAAGGGCCTCAAGTCCGGCAAGGTGGGGGTGCTCGTCCCGGACGGCTGCAAGGTCTCCGGCACCGCCTTCTCCTGCCTGCTCGGCGACCTGGCCGCCGGCACCACCGAGGACTTCGGCATCCCGCTCTTCTCCACCGGGGGCAGGGGCGCGGCCGGCACGCTCACGGTCTCCATCAGCGCGGCCAACGGCGACGGGATCCTGGACACCGTCGACCACGACGTCACCGTCACCGCGCCCGGCTACGACCTCACCACCTGGGTGCAGGACGTCCACGCCGACGTGCAGGTCGACGGCGACGAGACCGGCGAGGTGAACCTCCGTCCGGTGCGGCCGGGCGAGACCGCGCCGCTGGACTGGGCCGTCTTCAACGACGGCAGCAAGAAGGCCACCGGCGTCGCGTACGGGATCACGCTGCCGGCCGGCGTCACCTTCGCCGAGCTGCCCGAGGGCTGCGAGGCGCAGGAGCTGGGCGGCACCGCGCAGGCGTACTGCGTGGACCGGGGCGTGGTGCTCAAGCCCGGCCAGTACTACGCCGCCCCGGTGCGGGTGAAGGTCGGCGCGGACGTGACCGAGAAGCTGCTCCGTCCCGGCTTCGTCTGGGCCGAGGGCCTGGAGCGCGCCGCCGGTGAGCCCGAGGAGGCACCGCGCGTCGCCAGCTCGGCCCAGCGTCGTACCTTCTCCGAGGTCGACGACGGCGACAACACCGCCCAGTTCGACGTCTTCGTCGACCCGAGCGCGGAGCCGACCCCGAACCCGACGCCCACCCCGACCGCCACGCCGACGGCCGAGCCGACCCCGAGCGGCAGCGCGACCGCGGTGCCGACCCCGACCGCGGGCGGTGGCAGCGGCGGTGGCTCCGGCGACGGCGGCCTGCCGGTGACCGGCATGCAGGTGGGCCTGATCGGCGGCATCGGCGCGGTCGTGCTCGCCGCCGGCGCGGCGCTGCTGATGCTGTCCCGGCGCCGCAAGGTGGTCCTGGTCGCGCCGAGCGACGAGCGCACCGAGGACTGA